The Chryseobacterium aureum genome contains a region encoding:
- a CDS encoding methyltransferase domain-containing protein, with product MPWNPELYDQYKDVRYKPFYDLAALIKPYDHIKAIDLGCGTGEQTSILTEKLTGSTFLGIDSSAEMLEKSKKFENKHLHFKLQTIEDAAQSDQKWDLVFSNAALQWADDHETLFPKIIALLSPGGQLAIQMPVQKENILNQILTEMADEEPYASQLNHFTRDSPVLSMDDYAQILFDNGIQDIEIFQKVYPIIADDHEALYTFISGTALLPYLERLEGEQKENFISGFKSRIAKRFTKYPAIYAFKRILMYGRKK from the coding sequence ATGCCCTGGAATCCTGAATTATACGATCAGTACAAAGATGTACGTTACAAACCCTTTTACGATTTAGCCGCACTCATTAAGCCTTATGACCATATAAAAGCCATTGACTTAGGCTGTGGCACCGGAGAACAAACCTCCATTCTGACGGAAAAACTCACAGGTTCTACATTTCTGGGAATCGATTCATCAGCGGAAATGCTTGAGAAATCTAAGAAATTTGAAAATAAACATCTTCATTTTAAGCTTCAGACCATTGAAGATGCAGCCCAGTCTGATCAGAAATGGGATCTTGTTTTCAGTAACGCCGCTTTGCAGTGGGCAGATGATCACGAGACTTTATTTCCTAAAATCATTGCACTGCTGTCTCCCGGTGGGCAGTTAGCCATACAAATGCCCGTTCAGAAAGAAAATATTCTGAATCAGATTTTAACAGAAATGGCAGATGAAGAGCCTTATGCATCCCAGCTAAATCATTTCACCCGTGATTCGCCGGTACTTTCAATGGACGATTATGCACAGATATTGTTTGATAACGGGATTCAGGATATAGAAATATTTCAGAAGGTCTATCCTATTATTGCAGATGATCACGAAGCCTTATATACTTTTATCTCAGGAACAGCATTATTGCCTTATTTAGAGCGTCTGGAAGGAGAACAGAAAGAAAATTTCATTTCCGGATTTAAATCGCGTATTGCAAAAAGATTTACAAAATATCCGGCTATATATGCATTCAAGCGCATTCTGATGTATGGTCGCAAGAAATAA
- a CDS encoding NAD(P)-dependent oxidoreductase: MKANKIAIIGGTGKSGQYLVQNLLEKGYSLKLLLRNPENFTLQHPSIEIVQGDARDEKAIHQLIEGSNVVMSALGQPKGEKSIFSDATKNIVNAMSDYSIKRYIVTTGLSVNTAYDHKNERVKMATDWMYEHYPETTADKQKEYELLLKSNLNWTLVRLPLILLTEKNYPTQTSLTDCKGEGISAADLAEFLASQIEDSEYIRKSPFLYNLKD; the protein is encoded by the coding sequence ATGAAAGCTAATAAAATTGCCATCATTGGCGGAACCGGAAAATCCGGACAATATCTGGTACAAAACCTTCTTGAAAAGGGATATTCTCTTAAACTTTTACTGAGAAATCCTGAGAATTTTACCCTTCAACATCCTTCAATTGAAATTGTACAAGGCGATGCAAGGGATGAAAAAGCCATTCATCAACTTATTGAAGGAAGTAATGTTGTCATGAGTGCTTTAGGCCAGCCAAAAGGAGAGAAGTCCATCTTCAGTGATGCGACAAAAAACATCGTGAATGCAATGAGTGATTACAGCATCAAGCGTTATATCGTAACTACTGGTTTAAGTGTAAATACAGCATACGATCATAAAAATGAAAGGGTAAAAATGGCTACAGACTGGATGTATGAGCATTATCCTGAGACAACAGCTGACAAACAGAAAGAGTATGAACTTCTTTTGAAAAGTAATCTCAACTGGACGTTGGTAAGATTACCGCTGATTCTTCTTACAGAGAAAAATTATCCAACACAAACCAGTCTTACAGATTGTAAAGGGGAAGGGATCAGTGCGGCAGATCTGGCGGAATTTTTAGCTTCTCAGATTGAAGATTCTGAATACATCAGGAAAAGTCCGTTTTTGTATAACCTGAAAGATTAA
- a CDS encoding epoxide hydrolase family protein, which yields MEPFTVNIPETVISDLKNRLQNARWPGEPEDSGWNYGTSETYLKELVHYWINDYDWKLHEQLLNQHPQYTAQIDGIQIHFQYIRGKGPNPKPLILTHGWPDSYYRFHKIIPLLTGGEQSFDLVIPSIPGFGFSDKTAVSSARVADLWKKLMTEVLGYEKFCAAGGDIGMGVVKALTSKYPEVLEAVHLTDVGYPTGQEDFSTMSEEEQAFAQFVQQWWYSEGAYAMVQSTKPQSLAYGLNDSPIGLAAWIISFTHAGAPPELIETAFGGRDELLTNIMIYWVTQTIGSSARMYREDAAALWSGGQVHQKSNVPAGVLVFSREAQFPKEWAERFVNVTSFKKMNEGGHFAALELPHIFAEELRSFFYSVS from the coding sequence ATGGAACCATTTACCGTAAACATTCCCGAAACAGTGATCAGTGACCTTAAAAACCGGCTTCAAAATGCACGCTGGCCCGGAGAACCCGAAGACTCCGGCTGGAACTACGGCACCAGCGAGACTTACCTGAAAGAACTTGTACACTACTGGATCAATGATTATGACTGGAAGCTGCATGAACAATTATTGAATCAACATCCTCAATACACAGCCCAAATAGATGGAATCCAGATCCATTTTCAGTACATAAGAGGAAAAGGTCCAAACCCCAAACCATTGATTCTTACCCATGGCTGGCCGGACAGCTATTACCGTTTTCATAAGATAATCCCATTACTTACAGGAGGGGAACAGAGTTTTGATCTGGTTATTCCCTCTATCCCAGGATTTGGTTTTTCTGATAAAACCGCGGTCAGCAGTGCAAGAGTTGCCGATCTTTGGAAAAAACTGATGACGGAAGTACTTGGCTATGAAAAATTTTGTGCTGCCGGAGGAGATATCGGGATGGGTGTCGTAAAGGCATTGACTTCAAAATATCCTGAAGTACTTGAAGCCGTTCACCTGACAGATGTAGGCTATCCTACCGGTCAGGAGGATTTCTCAACAATGAGTGAGGAAGAACAGGCGTTTGCACAGTTTGTTCAGCAATGGTGGTACAGCGAAGGTGCTTATGCCATGGTACAGTCTACCAAGCCCCAGTCCCTGGCCTATGGCCTCAATGATTCTCCTATCGGGTTGGCAGCCTGGATTATAAGTTTTACCCATGCCGGAGCTCCCCCGGAATTGATTGAAACAGCATTCGGAGGAAGGGACGAGCTGCTTACCAATATTATGATCTACTGGGTTACTCAAACCATTGGTTCTTCTGCCAGAATGTACAGGGAAGATGCAGCCGCTTTATGGAGTGGCGGACAGGTTCATCAGAAGAGCAATGTTCCCGCAGGAGTACTCGTATTTTCCCGTGAGGCACAGTTTCCAAAAGAATGGGCAGAACGCTTTGTCAATGTCACCAGTTTTAAAAAAATGAATGAAGGAGGGCACTTTGCCGCTTTGGAATTACCACATATATTTGCAGAAGAATTAAGGTCATTCTTTTATTCTGTATCATAA
- the uvrA gene encoding excinuclease ABC subunit UvrA: MANTTEIDIKKQIFVKNAHLNNLKHIDVLIPKNKLIVITGVSGSGKSSLAFDTIYAEGQRRYVESLSSYARQFLGKLEKPKVDDIKGLAPSIAIQQKVISSNPRSTVGTSTEIYDYMKLLFARIGKTFSPVSGEEVKKDSVSDVIDFIKASKKDTSFLLTAPLEYDSDNFKETLNVLKLAGFTRLEINGNIAGIEDLESFGFTPEKGMAINLVIDRFSYEEDESFLQRLADSIQMAFYEGRGYCSLKNTDTEKVKEFSNKFELDGMEFLEPNVHFFSFNNPYGACPACEGYGKVIGIDEDLVVPNKTLSVYEDAVVCWRGETMSEWKKDFIKKAGDFPIHKPYHQLTKEQKNFLWKGDGRSNFPCINNFFKMLEENLYKIQYRVMLSRYRGKTLCPTCEGLRLREETSWVKVDGHNIQSMIELPLDELAPVINGLKLSDHDKEVAKRLIYEITTRLEFLLKVGLGYLTLNRTSNTLSGGESQRINLATSLGSSLVGSIYILDEPSIGLHSKDTENLIEVLKNLRDLGNTVIVVEHDEDVMRAADYIIDIGPEAGYLGGELVFAGDYKDLKKADTLTSEYLTGRLEIEVPKKRRKAKEWIHIKGARQNNLKNIDVDVPLESLVVISGVSGSGKSTLMKEILTNDIQIQLGMGGKKGDYDSVEFPKKLIKNIELIDQNPIGKSSRSNPVTYLKAYDDIRDLFAKQKVAKMMGYKPKHFSFNVDGGRCDECKGEGVINVSMQFMADIELECEVCKGTRFKNEILEVRFDEKNISDILHMTVDEALEFFKDNNEDKIVTKLRPLQEVGLGYLQLGQSSSTLSGGEAQRVKLASFLVKGVTTDKTLFIFDEPSTGLHFHDIQKLLKSLQALIDLGHSVIVIEHQPDIIKCADHIIDIGPEAGKHGGEVVFAGTPEDLTKNKKSYTAKYIKEKLEK, encoded by the coding sequence ATGGCTAATACAACAGAAATAGATATAAAAAAACAGATTTTCGTTAAGAATGCTCATCTTAACAATCTGAAACATATAGACGTCCTGATTCCCAAAAACAAACTGATTGTTATTACAGGAGTTTCAGGAAGCGGTAAGTCGTCTTTGGCCTTTGATACCATTTATGCAGAAGGACAGAGAAGATATGTTGAAAGCTTAAGTTCTTATGCCCGTCAGTTCTTAGGAAAATTAGAAAAGCCGAAAGTAGATGATATTAAAGGACTTGCGCCTTCCATTGCAATTCAGCAGAAAGTCATTTCTTCCAATCCGCGTTCTACGGTAGGAACTTCTACGGAGATCTACGATTATATGAAACTCTTGTTTGCAAGAATCGGGAAAACCTTTTCACCGGTTTCCGGGGAAGAAGTGAAAAAAGATTCGGTTTCTGATGTTATAGATTTTATCAAAGCGTCCAAAAAAGACACTTCTTTCCTACTGACAGCCCCTTTGGAATATGATTCCGACAATTTCAAAGAAACTCTGAATGTTTTAAAACTGGCAGGGTTCACAAGACTTGAAATTAATGGAAATATAGCCGGAATTGAAGATCTGGAAAGCTTTGGCTTCACGCCTGAAAAAGGAATGGCCATTAACCTTGTAATCGACCGTTTTTCCTATGAAGAAGATGAAAGTTTTTTACAGAGGCTTGCAGATTCTATTCAAATGGCATTCTACGAAGGACGCGGCTATTGTTCATTAAAGAACACAGATACCGAAAAAGTAAAAGAATTCTCCAATAAATTTGAACTGGACGGAATGGAATTCCTTGAACCCAACGTTCATTTTTTCAGTTTTAACAATCCCTATGGAGCCTGCCCTGCATGTGAAGGGTACGGAAAAGTAATCGGAATAGACGAAGATCTTGTGGTTCCTAATAAAACACTGTCTGTTTATGAAGATGCCGTTGTATGCTGGCGGGGAGAAACCATGAGCGAATGGAAAAAGGATTTCATCAAAAAAGCCGGAGACTTCCCTATTCACAAACCCTATCATCAGTTGACCAAAGAACAGAAAAACTTCCTTTGGAAAGGTGACGGAAGAAGTAATTTCCCGTGCATTAACAATTTCTTCAAAATGCTTGAAGAAAACCTTTATAAAATCCAGTACAGGGTCATGCTTTCCCGTTACAGAGGAAAAACCCTTTGTCCTACCTGCGAAGGATTGAGGCTTCGTGAAGAAACGAGCTGGGTAAAAGTGGACGGACACAATATCCAGTCCATGATTGAGCTTCCTTTGGATGAGCTGGCTCCGGTAATCAATGGATTAAAACTTTCGGATCACGACAAAGAAGTGGCCAAAAGACTGATCTATGAAATCACAACCCGTCTGGAATTCTTATTAAAAGTAGGATTAGGATATTTAACATTGAACAGAACCTCAAATACCCTTTCAGGAGGAGAAAGTCAGAGAATTAATCTGGCAACCAGTCTGGGAAGTTCTTTGGTAGGTTCCATTTATATATTAGATGAGCCTTCTATTGGATTACACTCTAAAGACACGGAGAATCTGATCGAAGTATTGAAAAACCTCCGTGATCTTGGAAATACCGTAATCGTGGTAGAACATGATGAAGATGTGATGAGAGCTGCTGACTATATTATTGATATTGGTCCGGAAGCAGGTTATCTTGGTGGCGAGCTCGTATTTGCCGGAGATTATAAAGATTTGAAAAAGGCCGACACCCTTACTTCAGAGTATCTTACCGGAAGACTGGAAATAGAAGTTCCGAAGAAAAGAAGAAAAGCAAAAGAATGGATTCACATCAAAGGAGCCCGTCAGAATAATCTTAAAAATATAGATGTAGACGTACCTTTGGAAAGTCTTGTAGTCATTTCAGGAGTTTCAGGAAGCGGAAAATCTACTTTGATGAAAGAAATCCTTACCAATGATATTCAGATCCAGCTTGGAATGGGCGGTAAAAAAGGAGACTATGATTCTGTTGAATTTCCGAAAAAGCTGATCAAAAATATTGAACTGATTGATCAGAACCCGATTGGAAAATCATCCCGTTCAAACCCTGTTACTTACTTAAAAGCTTACGACGATATCCGTGATCTTTTTGCCAAACAGAAAGTAGCTAAAATGATGGGATATAAGCCCAAGCATTTCTCTTTCAACGTAGACGGTGGAAGATGTGATGAATGCAAAGGAGAAGGCGTAATCAATGTGTCCATGCAGTTTATGGCAGATATTGAGCTTGAATGTGAAGTTTGTAAAGGAACACGATTCAAGAACGAAATCCTTGAAGTAAGATTTGACGAGAAAAACATCTCTGATATTCTTCACATGACCGTAGATGAGGCACTGGAATTTTTTAAAGATAATAATGAAGACAAAATTGTAACGAAGCTGAGACCTCTTCAGGAAGTTGGTTTAGGCTATCTGCAGCTGGGGCAAAGCTCTTCTACCCTTTCCGGGGGCGAGGCACAGCGTGTAAAGCTGGCTTCATTCCTTGTAAAAGGAGTAACAACGGATAAAACATTATTCATCTTTGACGAACCGTCCACAGGGCTTCACTTCCATGATATTCAGAAATTACTGAAATCATTACAGGCATTGATTGATCTTGGGCATTCTGTGATTGTTATTGAGCATCAGCCTGATATCATCAAATGTGCCGATCATATCATAGACATCGGTCCGGAAGCCGGAAAACACGGTGGAGAAGTTGTATTTGCTGGAACACCTGAAGATTTAACAAAAAATAAAAAATCCTATACGGCAAAATATATCAAAGAAAAACTGGAAAAATAA